In the Apteryx mantelli isolate bAptMan1 chromosome 13, bAptMan1.hap1, whole genome shotgun sequence genome, one interval contains:
- the IL13RA2 gene encoding interleukin-13 receptor subunit alpha-2 yields the protein MAHQRICVFAVILVWGCLASSSYHTSVAPPQDLQITDPGLLGSLDVEWKPPLNVQTFNECTVKYKFEYRNAGDRDWKVIFTRKLKFRVGFDLSRTAEAKVQTLLEGRCTDDVEVQSEWIHATFQVPLQGKLESEVKDFHCIYHDWEYLKCTWQPGLLAPRGVHYGLYYWYEGLDHAEQCDDYIQDHGINIGCMLQNLSQAEYKDLTICVNGSAAATLLRPLYVTVRLQNLAKPSPPEGLVVSVSGSEELRVTWSPPGGETPPQCLEYELQLAEDRGDAKAAWESVSTQMETAFTIPRANQSRVSCVRVRGRTNNFCADQGFWSEWTQECFSVSRKEDKQLFILVPVILSFSCSLIIFMLIGQCKKRSPAGKPLPSSVGC from the exons ATGGCTCACCAGCGGATTTGCGTTTTCGCCGTTATCCTGGTGTGGGGCTGCTTGGCGTCTTCCTCCTACCACACGTCAG TTGCTCCCCCACAAGATCTGCAGATTACTGATCCTGGACTTTTGGGGTCGCTCGACGTAGAGTGGAAGCCCCCGCTCAACGTGCAAACCTTCAACGAATGCACGGTAAAATACAAGTTTGAATACCGCAATGCGGGCGACAGAGACTGGAAG GTTATTTTTACTAGGAAACTAAAATTCAGAGTTGGCTTTGACCTCAGCAGGACTGCTGAAGCCAAGGTACAGACGCTGCTCGAAGGCCGGTGTACCGACGACGTGGAGGTTCAAAGCGAATGGATCCACGCCACCTTCCAGGTCCCGCTGCAAG GCAAACTGGAATCAGAAGTTAAGGATTTTCACTGCATCTATCATGACTGGGAATACCTCAAGTGTACAtggcagccagggctgctcgcgcCTCGAGGGGTGCATTACGGACTATATTATTG GTACGAGGGCCTGGACCATGCCGAGCAGTGCGATGACTATATTCAGGATCACGGTATAAACATCGGCTGCATGTTGCAAAATCTGAGCCAGGCAGAATATAAGGACCTGACCATTTGCGTCAACGGTTCGGCGGCGGCCACGCTGCTGAGACCTTTGTACGTCACCGTTCGCCTCCAAAATCTAG CAAAGCCGTCGCCCCCGGAGGGGCTGGTGGTGTCCGTGTCCGGCTCCGAGGAGCTGCGGGTGACGTGGAGCCCACCAGGTGGGGAGACGCCACCCCAGTGCCTGGAGTACGAGCTGCAGCTGGCAGAAGACCGGGGGGACGCCAAGGCTGCCTGGGAG TCTGTGTCAACACAAATGGAGACTGCCTTCACCATTCCCAGAGCAAATCAAAGCCGCGTCTCATGTGTCCGTGTCAGGGGCAGAACAAATAATTTCTGTGCCGACCAGGGCTTTTGGAGTGAATGGACGCAAGAGTGTTTCTCTG TGTCCAGAAAAGAGGACAAGCAGCTATTTATCCTTGTTCCAGTCATTCTGAGTTTTTCATGTAGCCTCATCATATTTATGTTGATTGGCCAGTGCAAGAAAAG